One stretch of Juglans microcarpa x Juglans regia isolate MS1-56 chromosome 3D, Jm3101_v1.0, whole genome shotgun sequence DNA includes these proteins:
- the LOC121253935 gene encoding pentatricopeptide repeat-containing protein At3g49240, mitochondrial, with protein sequence MALSKPVFLTHLKTLAAKPNHPSPSASAAASFISFRRSLSFSSPEEAAAERRRRKRRLRIEPPLSSLNRAQSQAQQSTKPQQSQIPQNPNSPKLPETVSALSGNRLNLHNRILSLIRENDLDEASLYTRHSVYSNCRPTIFTVNSVLNALLRQSKYSDLLSLHRFITQAGIAPNVITYNLIFQTYLDCRKPDTALEHYRQFINDAPINPSPTTYRILIKGLVDNGRLPKAMELKEEIGVKGFAPDPIVYHYLMTGCVRSGDSDGVFRLFEELKEKVGGFVEDGVVYGGLMKGYFMRGMEKEAMECYEEALGEGSKVKMSAIANNSVLDALSKNGKFDEALKLFDRMIGEHNPPRRLAVNLGSFNVMVDGYCAEGRFKDAIDVFRKMGEYRCSPDTLSFNNLIEQLCNNGMLGEAEEIYREMGEKGVNPDEFTYVLLMDTCFKEDRADDAAGYFRKMVETGLRPNLAVYNNLVDGLVKVGKIDEAKSFFDLMVKKLKMDVASYEFIMKALSEAGKLDEVLNVVDTMLDDDGVECNEELQEFVKAELRKEGREDDLGKLIEEKERQEAEAKAKEIEAAEAAKRSARAAVSSLLPSKLFGNKDSETESAEANGNVVEVASVNEAAQGGQEEIFGGTPSVDADGKSAVEAVTEGVGSAGIETN encoded by the coding sequence ATGGCGCTCTCCAAACCCGTCTTCCTCACCCATCTCAAAACCTTAGCAGCCAAACCCAATCACCCTTCACCCTCCGCCTCCGCCGCCGCCTCCTTCATCTCCTTCCGCCGCTCCCTGTCCTTCTCCTCCCCTGAAGAGGCCGCCGCAGAACGCCGCCGCCGCAAGCGCCGTCTCCGCATCGAACCCCCTCTTTCCTCCCTCAACCGCGCCCAGTCCCAAGCTCAGCAATCCACTAAACCCCAACAATCCCAAATCCCACAAAACCCAAACTCCCCCAAGCTTCCCGAGACCGTGTCTGCGCTCTCCGGCAACCGCCTCAACCTGCACAACCGCATTCTCTCCCTTATCCGGGAGAACGACCTCGACGAGGCCTCTCTCTACACCCGCCACTCCGTCTACTCTAACTGCCGCCCCACCATCTTCACCGTCAATTCCGTGCTAAACGCCCTCTTACGCCAGTCCAAGTATTCCGATCTCCTCTCCCTCCACCGTTTCATCACCCAGGCCGGTATTGCCCCTAACGTCATCACCTACAACCTCATCTTCCAGACCTACCTCGATTGCCGCAAGCCCGACACCGCCTTGGAACACTACCGCCAGTTCATCAACGACGCCCCAATCAATCCCTCTCCCACCACCTACCGCATTCTCATCAAAGGGTTGGTCGATAATGGGAGGCTCCCCAAGGCCATGGAGTTGAAAGAGGAAATTGGGGTCAAAGGGTTCGCGCCCGATCCcattgtgtaccactatttgaTGACTGGGTGTGTGAGGAGCGGGGATTCAGATGGCGTCTTTAGGCTTTTTGAGGAACTGAAGGAGAAGGTGGGAGGGTTTGTGGAGGATGGGGTGGTATATGGGGGCTTGATGAAGGGGTATTTCATGAGGGGGATGGAGAAGGAGGCCATGGAGTGTTATGAGGAGGCGCTCGGGGAGGGCTCGAAGGTGAAGATGAGCGCGATTGCGAATAACTCTGTGTTGGATGCGTTGAGCAAGAATGGGAAGTTTGACGAGGCCTTAAAGTTGTTCGATAGGATGATTGGTGAGCACAACCCACCAAGACGTTTGGCAGTGAATTTGGGGAGTTTTAATGTGATGGTGGATGGCTATTGTGCCGAAGGGAGGTTTAAGGACGCCATTGATGTTTTCAGGAAGATGGGGGAGTATAGGTGTAGTCCGGATACTTTGTCATTCAATAATTTGATCGAGCAATTGTGTAATAATGGAATGTTGGGTGAAGCCGAGGAGATATATAGGGAGATGGGTGAGAAGGGGGTGAATCCGGATGAGTTTACATATGTGTTATTGATGGATACTTGTTTCAAGGAAGACAGAGCGGATGATGCAGCTGGATACTTTAGAAAGATGGTTGAGACAGGTTTGAGGCCGAACTTGGCGGTTTATAATAATTTGGTTGATGGATTGGTTAAAGTTGGGAAGATAGACGAGGCAAAGTCATTTTTTGATCTTATGGTGAAGAAACTCAAGATGGATGTGGCAAGCTATGAGTTTATAATGAAGGCATTGAGCGAGGCTGGGAAATTGGATGAAGTGCTTAATGTGGTTGATACAATGTTGGATGACGATGGGGTTGAGTGTAATGAGGAGTTGCAGGAATTCGTGAAAGCAGAGTTGAGGAAGGAAGGGAGGGAGGATGATTTGGGGAAGCTTATTGAGGAAAAGGAAAGGCAGGAGGCTGAGGCTAAGGCCAAGGAGATTGAAGCAGCAGAAGCAGCCAAGAGAAGTGCAAGAGCTGCCGTATCATCTTTACTTCCATCTAAGTTGTTCGGGAATAAGGATAGTGAGACAGAGTCTGCTGAGGCCAATGGAAATGTTGTTGAGGTTGCTTCTGTAAATGAAGCAGCGCAAGGTGGCCAAGAAGAGATTTTTGGTGGAACTCCTTCTGTAGATGCTGATGGAAAATCAGCAGTGGAAGCAGTTACTGAAGGGGTGGGTTCAGCTGGTATAGAAACAAATTAG